The Achromobacter pestifer genome includes a region encoding these proteins:
- a CDS encoding DUF3683 domain-containing protein has protein sequence MNAPLASHILNGAMPPAAPARLREIPYNYTSFSDREIVGRLLGDDAWSLLSDLRGERRTGRSARMLYEVLGDIWVVRRNPYLQDDLLDNPKRRKQLIEALHHRLGEIDRRREPDVPAEAGHDPHRDEKVVGLLARARSAIAAFEGEFDQTAMMRKQAQKVLGRITARDNIKFDGLSRVSHVTDATDWRVEYPFVVLTPDSEDEIAALVTACIELGLTIIPRGGGTGYTGGAIPLTWKSAVINTEKFDKLGKVESCLLPGLTEPVAVIHAGAGVVTKRVSEAAEAAGFVFAVDPTSAEASCVGGNIAMNAGGKKAVLWGTALDNLAWWRMVDPNGNWLEVSRLEHNMGKIHDVEVARFELKWFDGRGKPGERLLKTETLEIHGRVFRKEGLGKDVTDKFLAGLPGIQKEGCDGLITSARWVLHRMPRHTRTVCMEFFGQARDAIPSIVEVKGYLDGEGRARGAILAGLEHLDERYLRAVGYATKSKRGVLPKMVLIGDIVGDDEDAVAAASSEVVRLANTRHGEGFVAVSPEARKKFWLDRSRTAAIARHTNAFKINEDVVIPLPRMGEYTDHIERINIELSTRNKLKLLGELDAYLCTPLPVGKIDDTDIDTTRAEMLAERTRQALELVAAVRQRWQWLLDNLDLPLLQALPELHGLGLGELQPALSDRLAAKPGACVFDVVQDRTIRLSWKTEVLAGLQRTFSGAAYKKIIDEMIAIHGRVLKSRVFVALHMHAGDGNVHTNIPVNSDDYEMLQEAHQAVERIMQIARDLDGVISGEHGIGLTKYEFLTEAELAPFQDYKRRVDPNGHFNAGKLMPGADLRHAWTPSFNLMGHESLIMQQSDIGAISESIKDCLRCGKCKPVCATHVPRANLLYSPRNKILATSLLVEAFLYEEQTRRGVSLKHWEEFEDVADHCTVCHKCYNPCPVDIDFGDVSMNMRAVLRRMGRKSFNPGTASAMFFLNAKDPATINATRKAMVGVGYKVQRAAHDLLSGLVKKQTAAPPATVGKPPLREQVIHFVNKKMPGGLPKQAARKLLDIEDADYVPIIRDPKATTADTEAVFYFPGCGSERLFSQVGLATQAMLWHAGVQTVLPPGYLCCGYPQRGNGMTDKAEQIITDNRVLFHRVANTLNYLDIKTVVVSCGTCYDQLAGYEFDKIFPGCRLIDIHEYLLEKGIKLEGAKGVRYMYHDPCHTPMKLQEPMKTVRALVGDDAIKSDRCCGESGTLAVSRPDISTQVRFRKQEELLKGDAALRSDGFTGDVKVLTSCPSCLQGLSRYEGDTGMDADYIVVEMARHILGEGWMEEYVRRANAGGIERVLV, from the coding sequence ATGAACGCCCCACTCGCTAGCCACATCTTGAACGGGGCGATGCCGCCCGCAGCACCCGCGCGCTTGCGCGAAATTCCGTACAACTACACGTCGTTTTCCGACCGCGAGATTGTCGGCCGGTTGTTGGGCGACGACGCCTGGAGCCTGCTGAGCGACCTGCGCGGCGAGCGCCGCACTGGCCGTTCCGCGCGCATGCTGTACGAAGTGCTGGGCGACATCTGGGTGGTGCGCCGCAATCCCTATCTGCAGGACGACCTGCTCGACAATCCCAAGCGCCGCAAGCAGCTCATCGAAGCCCTGCATCACCGCCTGGGCGAGATCGACCGCCGCCGCGAACCGGACGTGCCCGCCGAGGCTGGCCACGATCCGCACCGTGACGAAAAGGTGGTCGGCCTGCTGGCGCGGGCGCGTTCGGCCATCGCCGCGTTCGAAGGCGAGTTCGACCAGACCGCCATGATGCGCAAGCAGGCGCAGAAAGTGCTGGGCCGCATCACCGCGCGCGACAACATCAAGTTCGACGGCCTGTCGCGCGTCTCGCACGTGACCGACGCTACCGACTGGCGCGTGGAATACCCCTTCGTGGTGCTGACGCCGGACTCGGAAGACGAGATCGCGGCGCTGGTCACCGCCTGTATCGAGCTGGGGCTGACCATCATTCCGCGAGGCGGCGGCACCGGCTATACCGGCGGCGCCATTCCGCTGACCTGGAAGTCGGCGGTGATCAACACCGAGAAATTCGACAAGCTGGGCAAGGTCGAGTCCTGTCTGCTGCCCGGGCTGACCGAGCCCGTGGCGGTCATCCATGCCGGCGCCGGCGTGGTGACCAAGCGCGTCTCCGAGGCCGCCGAGGCCGCGGGCTTCGTGTTCGCCGTCGACCCGACCTCGGCCGAGGCCTCCTGTGTGGGCGGCAACATCGCCATGAACGCGGGCGGCAAGAAGGCCGTGCTGTGGGGCACCGCGCTGGACAACCTGGCCTGGTGGCGCATGGTCGACCCGAACGGCAACTGGCTGGAAGTCAGCCGCCTGGAACACAACATGGGCAAGATCCATGATGTGGAAGTGGCGCGCTTCGAGCTCAAGTGGTTCGACGGCCGCGGCAAGCCGGGCGAGCGTCTGCTGAAGACCGAAACCCTGGAAATCCACGGCCGCGTGTTCCGCAAGGAAGGCCTGGGCAAGGACGTTACCGACAAGTTCCTGGCCGGCCTGCCCGGCATCCAGAAGGAAGGCTGCGACGGCCTGATCACGTCGGCGCGCTGGGTGCTGCACCGCATGCCGCGCCACACGCGCACCGTCTGTATGGAGTTCTTCGGCCAGGCGCGCGACGCGATTCCGTCGATTGTCGAGGTCAAGGGCTACCTGGACGGCGAAGGCCGCGCCCGCGGCGCCATCCTGGCCGGTCTTGAGCACCTGGACGAGCGCTATCTGCGCGCGGTGGGCTACGCCACCAAGAGCAAGCGCGGCGTGCTGCCCAAGATGGTCCTGATCGGCGACATCGTCGGCGACGACGAAGACGCCGTGGCCGCGGCGTCCAGCGAAGTGGTGCGCCTGGCCAATACCCGCCATGGCGAAGGCTTCGTGGCCGTCAGCCCCGAGGCGCGCAAGAAGTTCTGGCTGGACCGTTCGCGCACCGCCGCCATCGCGCGCCACACCAACGCCTTCAAGATCAACGAAGACGTGGTGATCCCGCTGCCGCGCATGGGCGAATACACGGATCACATCGAACGCATCAACATCGAGCTCTCGACCCGCAACAAGCTCAAGCTGCTGGGCGAGTTGGACGCCTATCTGTGCACGCCGCTGCCGGTCGGCAAGATCGACGACACCGACATCGATACCACCCGCGCCGAAATGCTGGCCGAGCGCACCCGCCAGGCGCTGGAGCTGGTGGCCGCCGTCAGGCAGCGTTGGCAGTGGCTGCTGGACAACCTAGACCTGCCGTTGTTGCAGGCGCTGCCCGAGCTGCATGGCCTGGGCCTGGGCGAATTGCAGCCGGCCTTGTCGGACCGTCTCGCGGCGAAGCCGGGCGCGTGCGTCTTCGACGTGGTGCAGGATCGCACCATCCGCCTGTCCTGGAAGACCGAAGTGCTGGCCGGCTTGCAGCGCACGTTCTCGGGTGCGGCCTACAAGAAGATCATCGACGAGATGATCGCCATCCATGGCCGCGTGCTCAAGAGCCGTGTGTTCGTGGCGCTGCACATGCACGCCGGCGACGGCAACGTGCACACCAACATCCCGGTCAACTCGGACGACTACGAGATGCTGCAGGAGGCCCACCAGGCCGTCGAGCGCATCATGCAGATCGCCCGCGACCTGGATGGCGTGATCTCGGGCGAACACGGCATCGGCCTGACCAAGTATGAATTCCTGACCGAGGCCGAACTGGCGCCGTTCCAGGACTACAAGCGCCGCGTCGATCCCAACGGCCACTTCAACGCCGGCAAGCTCATGCCCGGCGCGGACCTGCGCCACGCCTGGACGCCCAGCTTCAACTTGATGGGCCACGAGTCGCTCATCATGCAGCAAAGCGACATCGGCGCGATCTCCGAATCCATCAAGGACTGCCTGCGCTGCGGCAAGTGCAAACCGGTGTGCGCCACCCACGTGCCGCGCGCCAACCTGCTGTATTCGCCGCGCAACAAGATCCTGGCCACCTCGCTGCTGGTGGAGGCCTTCCTGTACGAAGAACAGACCCGGCGCGGCGTCAGCCTCAAGCACTGGGAAGAGTTCGAGGACGTGGCCGACCATTGCACGGTCTGCCACAAGTGCTACAACCCCTGTCCGGTCGACATCGACTTTGGCGACGTGTCGATGAACATGCGCGCCGTGCTGCGCCGCATGGGCCGCAAGTCGTTCAATCCGGGCACGGCCAGCGCCATGTTCTTCCTGAACGCCAAGGATCCGGCCACCATCAACGCCACCCGCAAGGCGATGGTGGGCGTGGGCTACAAGGTCCAGCGCGCCGCGCACGATTTGCTGTCGGGCCTGGTGAAGAAACAGACCGCCGCGCCTCCGGCCACGGTGGGCAAGCCGCCGCTGCGCGAGCAGGTGATCCACTTCGTGAACAAGAAGATGCCCGGCGGGCTGCCCAAGCAGGCGGCGCGCAAGCTGTTGGACATCGAGGACGCGGACTACGTGCCCATCATCCGCGATCCCAAGGCCACCACGGCCGACACGGAAGCGGTGTTCTACTTCCCGGGCTGCGGCTCGGAGCGCCTGTTCTCGCAGGTGGGCCTGGCCACGCAGGCCATGCTGTGGCACGCCGGCGTGCAAACCGTGCTGCCGCCGGGCTACCTGTGCTGCGGCTATCCCCAGCGCGGCAACGGCATGACGGACAAGGCCGAGCAGATCATCACCGACAACCGGGTGCTGTTCCACCGCGTCGCCAACACGCTGAACTACCTGGACATCAAGACGGTGGTGGTCAGCTGTGGCACCTGCTACGACCAGCTGGCGGGCTACGAGTTCGACAAGATCTTCCCCGGCTGCCGCCTGATCGACATCCACGAATACCTGCTGGAAAAGGGCATCAAGCTGGAAGGGGCCAAGGGTGTGCGCTACATGTACCACGACCCCTGCCACACGCCCATGAAGCTGCAGGAGCCCATGAAGACCGTGCGCGCCCTGGTCGGCGACGACGCCATCAAGAGCGATCGTTGCTGCGGCGAATCGGGCACGCTGGCCGTCAGCCGTCCCGACATCTCCACGCAGGTGCGCTTCCGCAAGCAGGAAGAGCTGCTCAAGGGCGATGCCGCGCTGCGCAGCGACGGTTTCACCGGCGACGTGAAGGTGCTGACTTCCTGCCCGTCGTGCCTGCAAGGCCTGTCGCGCTATGAAGGCGACACCGGCATGGACGCGGACTACATCGTGGTCGAGATGGCGCGTCATATCCTGGGCGAAGGCTGGATGGAAGAGTACGTGCGCCGCGCCAACGCGGGCGGCATCGAGCGGGTGCTGGTCTAG
- a CDS encoding Bug family tripartite tricarboxylate transporter substrate binding protein, which yields MHKHAKRLLALAALSLAAGTAAAQSWPAQPIRWIVPYPAGGGTDVVARTVASGLEKPLGQTIVVENRPGAATIIGATAIAQAEANGYMVGTADSGTLAFNPSLYAKLSYDPSKFTYIGGIAKFPLLLAVNVNSPFKTVDDVIQAAKKEPGKLSAASAGAGSPHHLALELFKQRTNANVLHVPYKGAAPAVQDLLGGQVDLMFIDLASGLPNVKAGKLRVLAAATPERVAALPDVPTMAEQGVPNFTAYAWQGLVGPAGLPEPVVKKLAADLEATLKSPAVSQKILDMGVIPMPLSSQEFKAYAEQERAAWADVIKKAGIKLE from the coding sequence ATGCATAAGCACGCGAAACGCCTGTTGGCGCTAGCCGCCCTGTCCCTGGCCGCCGGCACGGCCGCCGCCCAGTCCTGGCCCGCCCAGCCGATCCGCTGGATCGTGCCTTACCCGGCCGGCGGCGGCACCGACGTCGTGGCGCGCACGGTGGCAAGCGGCCTGGAAAAGCCGCTGGGCCAGACCATCGTCGTCGAGAACCGGCCCGGCGCGGCCACCATCATCGGCGCCACCGCCATCGCTCAGGCAGAGGCCAACGGCTACATGGTCGGCACGGCCGACTCGGGCACGCTGGCCTTCAATCCGTCGCTGTACGCCAAGCTGTCCTACGATCCGTCCAAGTTCACCTACATCGGCGGCATCGCCAAGTTCCCGCTGCTGCTGGCCGTGAACGTCAACTCGCCGTTCAAGACGGTGGACGACGTGATCCAGGCCGCCAAGAAAGAGCCGGGCAAGTTGTCGGCGGCCTCCGCCGGCGCGGGCTCGCCGCATCACCTGGCGCTGGAACTGTTCAAGCAGCGCACCAACGCCAACGTGCTGCACGTACCCTACAAGGGCGCAGCTCCCGCCGTCCAGGATCTGCTGGGCGGACAGGTGGACCTGATGTTCATCGACCTGGCCTCGGGCCTGCCCAACGTCAAGGCCGGCAAGCTGCGCGTGTTGGCCGCGGCCACCCCGGAACGCGTCGCCGCGCTGCCGGATGTGCCCACCATGGCCGAGCAAGGCGTGCCGAACTTCACCGCCTATGCCTGGCAAGGCCTGGTCGGCCCGGCCGGCCTGCCGGAGCCCGTCGTCAAGAAGCTGGCTGCTGACCTGGAGGCCACGCTGAAGTCGCCCGCCGTGTCGCAGAAGATCCTGGACATGGGCGTCATCCCGATGCCGCTGTCCTCGCAGGAGTTCAAGGCCTACGCCGAACAGGAACGCGCCGCCTGGGCGGACGTGATCAAGAAGGCCGGCATCAAGCTGGAGTAG
- a CDS encoding YggS family pyridoxal phosphate-dependent enzyme has translation MTAVDTMAGRLAQIQQRIADACARAGRSPDSVTLLPVSKTFGVDTIREAMALGLTRYGENKTQEIRQKTAALDGLGLQWVLIGHLQTNKARDAARDAAEVQSLDRVELAEALHRRLANEGRTLDVLVQVKTSSEPSKYGMDPADVSAFLRRIAADFPTLRVQGLMTLAVNSPDPAEVRACFRALRELRDRLRQENLPGVSLERLSMGMSGDFELAIEEGSTEVRIGSAIFGVRSYPDPQ, from the coding sequence ATGACCGCCGTAGACACCATGGCCGGGCGCCTTGCCCAGATCCAGCAACGCATCGCCGACGCCTGCGCGCGCGCCGGCCGCAGTCCGGACAGCGTGACGCTGCTGCCCGTCAGCAAGACCTTCGGCGTGGACACCATCCGCGAGGCCATGGCGCTGGGACTGACCCGCTACGGCGAGAACAAGACGCAGGAGATCCGCCAGAAAACCGCGGCGCTGGACGGCCTGGGCCTGCAATGGGTGCTGATCGGCCACCTGCAGACCAACAAGGCCCGCGACGCGGCGCGCGACGCGGCCGAAGTCCAGTCGCTGGACCGGGTGGAACTGGCCGAAGCCCTGCACCGCCGCCTGGCGAACGAAGGCCGGACCCTGGACGTGCTGGTACAGGTCAAGACCTCGTCCGAACCGAGCAAGTACGGCATGGATCCCGCCGACGTGTCCGCCTTCCTGCGCCGCATCGCCGCCGACTTCCCGACGCTGCGCGTGCAGGGCCTGATGACGCTGGCCGTGAATTCGCCGGACCCCGCCGAAGTGCGCGCCTGCTTCCGCGCCCTGCGCGAATTGCGCGACCGCCTGCGCCAGGAGAACCTGCCGGGCGTATCGCTGGAACGCCTGTCCATGGGCATGAGCGGGGACTTCGAGCTGGCGATCGAGGAAGGCTCCACCGAGGTGCGCATCGGCTCGGCGATCTTCGGCGTCCGCAGCTACCCCGATCCGCAATAA
- a CDS encoding PLP-dependent aminotransferase family protein, translating to MSTAAPEYAFATPFLNPPASPIRSLMPYAMRPGTISLAGGYPAQELFDVEGLSIASTQVMARLGACLQYSNIDGQASLRHELARLSAERGLICNADTELVVTGGSQQALALLTRVMLQPGDHAIIESPAFPNSVQALRYTGATVHTVQSGPEGIDVDALDELAGRIKPKMVCVVASFSNPCGATLTRERRLRLLELAVKHRFLIVEDDPYSELRFAGEAVPPIAALAEGEARHWAVYLASMSKTMAPALRIGWLVAPPEVRRRCVSAKAADDMASSAWIQEVVAQYLANGRYGEHVPRIRAAYGLRCDAMAESLARELNGRVTFSKPEGGMFFWARLTGEIDATRLLPYAIEHEVVYVPGKAFYADAAQADLHAMRMSFATMNESQIAQGMVRLGRALDACEANEPVSISLAA from the coding sequence ATGTCTACCGCAGCGCCTGAATACGCTTTCGCCACGCCTTTCCTGAATCCTCCCGCTTCCCCCATCCGATCGCTCATGCCGTATGCAATGCGGCCGGGCACCATTTCACTGGCGGGCGGCTATCCCGCGCAGGAACTGTTCGATGTGGAAGGCCTGTCGATCGCGTCGACCCAGGTCATGGCCCGCCTGGGCGCCTGTCTGCAATATTCCAACATCGACGGCCAGGCCAGCCTGCGCCACGAGCTGGCACGCCTGTCCGCCGAGCGCGGCCTGATCTGCAACGCCGATACCGAGCTGGTCGTGACCGGCGGCTCGCAACAGGCGCTGGCCCTGCTGACCCGCGTCATGCTGCAGCCGGGGGATCACGCCATCATCGAATCGCCCGCTTTCCCGAATTCCGTGCAGGCGCTGCGTTACACCGGCGCAACGGTGCATACGGTGCAGTCGGGTCCCGAAGGCATTGACGTGGACGCGCTGGATGAACTGGCCGGCCGCATCAAGCCCAAGATGGTCTGCGTGGTTGCATCGTTCTCCAATCCCTGCGGCGCGACCCTGACGCGCGAGCGCCGCCTGCGGCTCCTGGAACTGGCGGTCAAGCACCGCTTTTTGATCGTCGAGGATGATCCCTACAGCGAGCTGCGTTTCGCTGGCGAGGCGGTGCCGCCCATCGCCGCGCTGGCCGAGGGCGAAGCCCGCCACTGGGCCGTGTACCTGGCCAGCATGTCCAAGACCATGGCGCCCGCGCTGCGCATCGGCTGGCTGGTGGCGCCGCCAGAGGTCCGCCGCCGCTGCGTCAGCGCCAAGGCGGCCGACGACATGGCTTCGTCCGCCTGGATCCAGGAAGTCGTGGCCCAGTACCTGGCCAACGGCCGCTATGGCGAACACGTGCCGCGCATCCGCGCGGCCTACGGCCTGCGCTGCGACGCCATGGCGGAGTCGCTGGCCCGCGAACTCAATGGCCGCGTCACCTTCAGCAAGCCCGAGGGCGGCATGTTCTTCTGGGCCCGCCTGACCGGCGAGATCGACGCCACGCGCCTGTTGCCCTATGCCATCGAGCACGAGGTCGTCTACGTGCCGGGCAAGGCGTTCTACGCGGACGCGGCGCAGGCCGACCTGCACGCCATGCGCATGTCGTTCGCCACCATGAATGAAAGCCAGATCGCCCAGGGCATGGTGCGGCTGGGCCGCGCGCTGGACGCCTGCGAGGCCAACGAACCCGTCTCGATTTCGCTGGCCGCCTGA
- a CDS encoding amino acid ABC transporter substrate-binding protein: MNIAKGLIGAALLAAAAQGAQAATLDVVRQRGAVACGTTTGFAGFSAPDAQGKWQGLDVDLCRAIAAAVFGDASKIKVVPLNSQQRFTALQSGEVDVLTRNTTVTQQRDTALGIIHAGINFYDGQGFLVPKSLGVKSAKEINGATICLQTGTSNENTLADWARANNVSYKPVVIETFNEVVNAFAAGRCDVFSTDASGLASIRISKLQNPDDYVVLPEIISKEPLGPFVRQGDDAWLNIVRWSLSAMIEAEEYGVSSANVDEQAKGANPNIKRILGVTPGSGANLGLDEKWAYNIVKQVGNYGESFERNVGQGSPLKIKRGLNAQWTQGGLMYALPIR, translated from the coding sequence ATGAACATTGCAAAAGGGTTGATCGGCGCGGCGTTGCTGGCGGCAGCGGCGCAGGGCGCGCAAGCGGCCACGCTGGATGTGGTGCGCCAGCGCGGCGCGGTGGCTTGCGGCACGACCACGGGTTTCGCGGGTTTCTCCGCGCCCGACGCGCAGGGCAAGTGGCAGGGGCTGGACGTGGACCTGTGCCGCGCCATTGCCGCCGCGGTTTTCGGCGACGCCAGCAAGATCAAGGTGGTGCCGCTGAATTCGCAGCAGCGCTTCACCGCCCTGCAATCCGGCGAGGTGGACGTGCTGACGCGCAACACCACCGTGACGCAGCAGCGCGACACCGCGCTGGGCATCATCCACGCCGGCATCAACTTCTATGATGGCCAGGGCTTCCTGGTGCCCAAGTCCCTGGGCGTGAAGAGCGCCAAGGAGATCAACGGCGCCACCATCTGCCTGCAGACCGGCACCTCCAACGAAAACACGCTGGCTGATTGGGCGCGCGCCAACAACGTGAGCTACAAGCCGGTCGTGATCGAGACCTTCAACGAGGTGGTCAACGCCTTCGCCGCGGGCCGTTGCGACGTCTTCAGCACCGACGCCTCGGGTCTGGCCTCGATCCGCATCTCCAAGCTGCAGAACCCCGACGACTACGTGGTGCTGCCGGAAATCATCTCCAAGGAACCCTTGGGTCCGTTCGTGCGCCAGGGCGATGATGCCTGGCTGAACATCGTGCGCTGGTCGCTGTCGGCCATGATCGAGGCCGAGGAATACGGCGTGTCGTCCGCCAACGTGGACGAACAGGCCAAGGGCGCCAACCCCAACATCAAGCGCATCCTGGGCGTCACGCCCGGCAGCGGCGCCAACCTGGGGCTGGACGAGAAGTGGGCCTACAACATCGTCAAGCAGGTGGGCAACTACGGCGAGAGCTTCGAGCGTAACGTCGGCCAGGGCAGCCCCCTGAAGATCAAGCGCGGCCTGAATGCGCAATGGACGCAGGGTGGCCTGATGTACGCGTTGCCGATACGGTGA
- a CDS encoding hydroxymethylglutaryl-CoA lyase, which yields MALPSRVKIVEVSPRDGLQNEKEFVPTDIKVELVNRLAAAGFPNVEAASFVSPKWVPQMADGAEVMARIERRPGTIYSVLTPNMKGFEGALAAGADEIVIFGAASEAFSQKNINCSIAESIARFEPVVQAARAAGIRVRGSISCALGCPYQGEVPVEAVVDVVQRYLAMQVDEIDVADTIGVGTPKRVREVMTAVTRVADPARISGHFHDTYGQALANILAALETGISIFHTSVAGLGGCPYAKGATGNVATEDVLYMLRGLDIDTGVDFDAVVDIGQWMSAHLNRKGSSRAGNAIAAKRAA from the coding sequence ATGGCTTTGCCCTCCCGCGTGAAGATCGTCGAGGTGTCGCCCCGCGATGGCCTGCAGAACGAAAAGGAATTCGTGCCCACCGACATCAAGGTGGAACTGGTCAACCGCCTGGCGGCCGCAGGCTTCCCCAATGTGGAAGCCGCCTCGTTCGTGTCGCCCAAGTGGGTGCCGCAAATGGCCGACGGCGCGGAAGTCATGGCCCGCATCGAGCGCCGCCCCGGCACGATCTATTCCGTGCTGACGCCCAACATGAAGGGTTTCGAAGGGGCATTGGCCGCAGGCGCCGACGAGATCGTGATCTTCGGCGCGGCCAGCGAAGCCTTCTCGCAAAAGAACATCAACTGTTCCATCGCCGAATCGATCGCGCGCTTCGAACCCGTGGTGCAGGCTGCGCGCGCAGCGGGCATCCGTGTGCGCGGCAGCATCAGCTGCGCGCTGGGCTGTCCCTACCAGGGCGAAGTGCCGGTGGAAGCGGTGGTTGACGTGGTGCAGCGCTACCTGGCGATGCAGGTCGACGAGATCGACGTGGCCGACACCATCGGCGTCGGCACGCCCAAGCGCGTGCGCGAAGTGATGACGGCGGTAACGCGCGTGGCCGACCCGGCGCGCATCTCGGGCCACTTCCACGACACCTACGGGCAGGCGCTGGCCAATATCCTGGCGGCGCTGGAAACCGGCATCTCGATTTTCCATACCTCGGTGGCCGGCCTGGGCGGCTGCCCCTATGCCAAGGGCGCCACCGGCAACGTCGCCACCGAAGACGTGCTGTACATGCTGCGCGGCCTGGACATCGACACCGGCGTGGACTTCGACGCCGTGGTCGACATCGGCCAATGGATGTCGGCCCACCTGAACCGCAAGGGTTCGAGCCGGGCCGGCAACGCCATCGCCGCCAAACGGGCGGCATGA
- the dprA gene encoding DNA-processing protein DprA, with amino-acid sequence MPLTQSPSELAAWLRLSLEPNIGSATACTLLGALGLPEQIYAQRATALSRHLPEALARQLAAPMPAEMAAQVDSALEWVAAPGRHILTLADPTYPQSLLTIADPPILLYVAGDPAFLQGPSLAVVGARNATPGGQENARAFARHLAAHGWRVVSGLALGIDGAAHEGALDAGPEGAGTVAVMGTGIDRIYPAKHRDLAHRIAAHGALVSELPLGTGALPQHFPKRNRIVAGLARGVLVVEAARQSGSLITARLAAEGGREVFAIPGSIHSPLSRGCHALIRQGAKLVETARDITDELGGDPTPAARAQPPAVETLPDHPVLDALGYDPLHLDAIQARCEMNTADLQTQLVELELQGRIVRLDDGRYQRMK; translated from the coding sequence ATGCCGCTCACGCAATCCCCCTCCGAACTGGCCGCCTGGTTGCGCCTGTCCCTGGAACCGAACATAGGCTCCGCCACCGCCTGCACACTGCTGGGCGCGCTCGGCCTGCCGGAACAGATCTATGCGCAACGGGCCACGGCGCTGTCGCGCCACTTGCCCGAGGCGCTGGCGCGGCAACTGGCCGCCCCGATGCCGGCGGAGATGGCAGCGCAGGTCGACAGCGCGCTGGAATGGGTGGCCGCGCCCGGCCGGCATATCCTGACGCTGGCCGATCCCACCTATCCGCAAAGCCTGCTCACCATCGCCGACCCGCCCATCCTGCTCTATGTGGCCGGCGACCCGGCCTTTCTACAGGGTCCCTCGCTGGCGGTGGTGGGCGCGCGCAATGCCACACCCGGCGGCCAGGAAAACGCCCGCGCCTTTGCCCGGCATCTGGCCGCGCACGGCTGGCGCGTGGTCAGCGGACTGGCGCTAGGCATCGACGGCGCGGCCCATGAAGGCGCGCTGGACGCCGGCCCCGAAGGCGCCGGCACGGTGGCGGTCATGGGCACCGGCATAGACCGCATCTACCCCGCCAAGCATCGCGACCTGGCGCACCGCATCGCGGCGCACGGCGCGCTGGTGTCGGAACTGCCGCTGGGCACGGGCGCGCTGCCGCAGCATTTCCCCAAGCGCAACCGCATCGTGGCGGGGCTGGCGCGCGGCGTGCTGGTGGTGGAAGCCGCCCGCCAGAGCGGATCGCTGATCACGGCCAGGCTGGCCGCCGAAGGCGGGCGCGAGGTCTTCGCCATTCCCGGATCCATCCATTCGCCGCTTTCGCGCGGCTGCCACGCGCTGATCCGCCAGGGGGCCAAGCTCGTGGAAACCGCCCGCGACATCACCGATGAGCTCGGCGGCGATCCGACGCCGGCCGCGCGCGCCCAGCCCCCTGCCGTGGAAACCTTGCCTGACCACCCCGTGCTCGACGCGCTGGGCTACGATCCGCTGCACCTGGACGCGATCCAGGCCCGCTGCGAAATGAACACCGCCGACCTGCAGACGCAGTTGGTCGAACTGGAGCTGCAAGGCCGTATCGTCCGGCTGGACGATGGCCGTTACCAGCGCATGAAATAG
- the def gene encoding peptide deformylase, whose protein sequence is MALLPILRYPDPRLHKKAKPVAEVDDRIRQLVRDMAETMYDAPGVGLAATQVDVHERVVVIDVSEESNQLLVLINPEITWHSDDYKIYEEGCLSVPGVYDDVERASRIRCKALDIDGKPFEFEADGLLAVCVQHELDHLEGKVFVEYLSSLKQNRIKTRLKKAEREALRA, encoded by the coding sequence ATGGCTTTACTTCCTATTCTTCGCTACCCGGACCCGCGCTTGCACAAAAAGGCCAAGCCGGTCGCCGAGGTCGACGACCGCATCCGCCAACTGGTGCGCGACATGGCCGAGACCATGTACGACGCGCCGGGCGTAGGCTTGGCCGCGACCCAGGTCGACGTGCATGAGCGCGTCGTCGTGATCGACGTGTCCGAGGAAAGCAACCAGCTGCTGGTCCTGATCAATCCCGAGATCACCTGGCACAGCGACGACTACAAGATCTACGAAGAGGGTTGCCTGTCCGTGCCTGGCGTCTATGACGATGTCGAGCGCGCCTCCCGCATCCGCTGCAAGGCGTTGGACATCGACGGCAAGCCCTTCGAGTTCGAAGCCGACGGCCTGCTGGCCGTGTGCGTGCAGCACGAGCTCGACCATCTGGAAGGCAAGGTGTTCGTGGAATACCTGTCCAGCCTGAAGCAGAACCGCATCAAGACCAGGCTCAAGAAAGCCGAGCGCGAAGCGCTCCGCGCCTAA